In the genome of Terriglobales bacterium, the window CAAAGCAGAATCCGCAGCGGCGATTAAACGGTATCTGCACGACTATAACTACAAGCAAATTTCTGCGGTTCGGGATCCCGAACACGCGTTGGTCAAGCTCGCGCACGCACAGATCACGCCGGAAGCTGCGGTTTTCAATGCGAACTCCCGCCTCGTTTATCGCGGACGAATCGATAATTGGTTTCAGGGCTTCGGGCATGCTCGTCCACAGCCCACAACCCACGATCTTGAAGACGCAATTCAAGCAGCCATAGAAGGTAAGCCGATCGCAGTCGCTGAGACACAGGCCATCGGATGTTTCATTTCGGACCTACAATGAGAAGAAATCTGCGTCTGATCTTAGACATGGGAGCAGTCTGCGCATTCTCACTCACCACATTGGGTATCGTTACACACCCGGTAGTTTCTGAGCATGAGAGTCGATCGCCAGCTACCGCCGCCCAACAAATCACGTTCAACCGAGACATCGCGCCGATTATCTTCGCAAACTGCTCGGTTTGCCACCGTCCGGGAGAAGCTGGCCCTTTCCCATTGCTGAACTACGAGCAGGTGAAGAAGCACGCAAGACAAATTGCCACTGTCACTGCGTCGAAGTACATGCCTCCATGGCTGCCGGAGCCCGGTCCGTACAAATTTGCCGACGAGCGCAGCCTCACTTCTGCGCAAATTTTGACCATTCGAAAGTGGGTCGATGGAGGAGAACTCGAAGGCAACTCGGCGGATTTACCTCCGCAACCGAAGTTCGCATCCGATTGGCAAATAGGAAAACCGGATATGGTCGTGAGCGCCGACCGCGCGTTTGCTCTGCCTGCGAGCGGTACGGATCAATATTGGAATTTCATTCTGCGCGTCCCCATCAGTGAAACGCACTGGTTGAGGGCGGTTGAAATACGTCCGGGAGACAAGCGCATTGTCCATCACGCCAATATTTTGGTAGATCGCATGGAAGCTGCGCGCCAAATGGAACACGAAGGGGGCGCAGGATTCGCCGGAATGGATTTGAGAATCGAGTCGGAAGCCTTCGATCCAGACAGCCATTTCCTGTTTTGGAAACCGGGAACTGTGCCTTATGTGTATCCCGAAGGCATGTCGCTGAGGCTCGACAAAGGCACCGATCTGGTTCTCAACACGCATCTGCAGCCGTCGGGAAAGCCTGAAATGGTGCAGCCCAGCGTGGCACTTTACTTTACCGACAAGCCGGCAACGCTCCATCCAATGCTGCTTCAGATGGAAAATGATGCCGCGCTGGACATCCCGCCAGGAGCGAAACGTTTCCTCGTGGGAGACGATTTCAAGCTTCCAATCGATGCGGACCTGCTCGCGATCTATCCTCACGCACACTATCTGGGTAAGGATCTTGACGCATTCGCCATTTTTCCAAACGGAACCAGGAAGGACTTGATTCACATCAAGCAGTGGAATTTGAATTGGCAGGCGGTTTATCGGTACGAGAGGCCTGTGGCTCTCCCCAAAGGAACCACCATTTCCATGCGTTATGTGTACGACAACTCGGAGGACAACATCGCAAATCCCAACCATCCGCCGCAACGTGTAACCGCGGGCAACCGGTCCAGTGATGAAATGGCGCATCTTTGGCTTCAAGTTTTGCCGCACAAACAAGCAGGAAACAGCGAAGATCCACGCCGTCTGCTCCAGGAAGCGCTGGCACGCCACGATTTAGACAAAAATCCTGCGAATTTCGAGGCTCGTTACAACCTCGCTGCCCTGCTTCAGGCCCGGGGAAATGTGGCAGAAGCCCTCCCACAGTATGCGAAAGCGCTACAAATCAGACCCGAAGATGCCTTGGCAAATAATGCATATGCTGGCGCATTGATGTCGGCCGGCAGACTCGATGAAGCTATTCAGCGGCTCATGACCGCGCTGAAGTCGCGTCCCAGTTATTTTGACGCGCACTACAATCTGGGAAATGTCCTCGCTATGCGAGGAGATTTCCCGCATGCCGTTGCCCAATTTCGCGCTGCGGTAGAGATAAACCCGGAAGACGCAAATGCGCAGACGAACTTGGGCAGCGCTTTGGCGCAAGTGGGACAGCTTTCTGAAGCCAAACTGCACTTTGAACGAGCCCTTGAGATTAATCCAAACCATCACCTTGCGCGCGAAAACCTGCAAGAATTACAGCAGGAGATGAGTTCTCATTAGTACTTTGAATCGTTTGCGAATCAATTTTCGGCTTCTCATACGAACCTTTGAGCGACTTTTGCAGTCCTTCGCGGCGATTGTCCTCGGATTTTGCCTGCTACTGGGGCAGTTTTCCCCTGCCCAGAACACGAATTTGAGCGTTCCCGGCCCGACTCAAGCAGCAAAACCGCAAGTCGCGGACTTCGAGGATGTGGCCGAGAAAGCCGGCCTGAAGTTCGAAATTGTTTCAGGTGACAAGAACACCAAGAAGTACATCATCGAGACGACCGGCAGCGGCGTCGCCATCTTCGATTATGACAACGATGGCTGGCCCGACATCTTCATCGTCAACGGCACCACGCTCGATGCTCAGCCTGGAACGCCTGCTCCCACCAATCATCTCTTTCACAACAATCATGACGGCACCTTCACGGATGTGACCGACAAAGCCGGCCTGCGCTCCAGCGGGTGGGGACAAGGCGTCTGCGCGGGCGACTACGACAACGACGGCTTCGATGATCTCTACGTTACTTATTACGGCAAGAATCGGCTCTATCACAATGAAGGCAACGGAACATTCAAGGAAACAGCTGAAGCCGCAGGGGTTTCCGGAAACGGGAAACAGTGGGGCACCGGCTGTGCATTCGTCGATTACGACCGTGACGGCCAACTTGATCTGATGGTCTCGAACTACGTCGATTTCGACTTGGCCAACACGCCTGCTCCCGGACAGGGCACTTCATGCATGTGGAAAGGCGTCCCCGTCATGTGCGGTCCGCGCGGACTAAAGAGTGCGCCCAACGTTCTCTATCACAATCTTGGGAACGGCAAATTTGAAGACGTCAGCAAGAAAGCTGGAATCGAAAAGACTACCGGACATTACTCTTTCAGCGTGTCGACGCTTGATTTCGACAACGACGGCTGGCCCGATATCTACGTCGCGTGCGACAGCACCCCGAGCATTCTCTATCGCAACAACCACGACGGAACGTTCACGGATGTTGCGGTAGTCGCAGGCGCAGCCTTCAACGAAGACGGACGCGAGCAGGCGGGGATGGGTTCCACTGTCGCCGACTACGATGGCGATGGCCGCCTCGATATCTTCAAGACGAACTTCTCCGACGACAGCTCCACGCTGTACCACAACAACGGCGATGGAACGTTCACCGATGCCACTTATGCATCCGGCATCGGATTGCACACACAGTATCTCGGTTGGGGAACGATGTTTCTGGATTTCGACAACGACGGCTGGCCCGATCTGCTGCTGGTCAACGGCCACGTATATCCGGAGGTCGATCAGTTCAAGCTGGGCTCGGAGTATCGCGAACCGCGCATTCTGTATCACAACAGCGGCAAGGGGACATTCGACGATGTTTCGGACCGCGCCGGTCCAGCGATCCCGCGACGCGCCTCAGGCCGTGGGCTCGCTATCGGAGATCTGTGGAACAACGGCAAGATTTCTGCCGTGATCGTCAATATCGGCGATGCGCCGAGCCTGCTTGTCAACCAGATGTCGTATCCCAATCATTGGATCGCAATAAAGACGATCGGGACAAAATCGAATCGCGACGGGATCGGCGCGCGCATCACAGTGAAAGCTGGCGGACGCGCCTTCGTCGATGAAGTTCGCAGCGGCTCGAGCTACAGCTCATCTAACGATATGCGCGTACATTTCGGGCTCGGTTCGGCTGCGAAGATCGATTCGCTCGAAATCCGCTGGCCGAGCGGATTGGTTGAGACCTTCGACGCGAAGGCCGACGCCATCAATACTGTCAAAGAAGGCAGCGGTACCGCGGTGGTGACCAAAAATCCAGCGGCGAGTAAATCAACACCTGCGCGGTCGCGAATCTCGTCTCGATCGACTGTTCGCAAATGAACATCGTGCGTCGAAGGCGAACGCTGTTGACCCGCGCCACTAGCCGCTAAATCCCTGCAACGTCTGAACATCGAGGCTCCTGCCGTTGGCTACCAGCGTGCCGTACTGAACATTTCGAGTCCCACTGCCGTATCCAAATCAAACTCGAGGAGCGCTCGTGGACAAACTCCTGCAGGAACTTCGGTACGCATTTCGCCAACTGCGCAAGTCTCCCGCCTTCACGACCACTGCCGTTTTAACGCTGGCCTTCGGCATTGGAGCGAACGTCGCGGTGTTCAGCGTGATGAATGCAGTCCTGCTGAATCCGAGTGGACTCCACAACCCGCAGGGACTGGTTGCGCTGAGAGCGCGATACACGCTCGGTGGCCTGAGCAACATAAGCATCTCCGCTCCGGACTTCCAGGATTCACTGGAAGGACGCAAAGTGTTCTCCTCCGCGGCGATCATGATGCCGGGCAGCTTCAACTACACCGGATCAGACTCTCAACCGATCCGCCTGCAGGCCGCCCGCGTCTCATGGCAATGGTTCGACGTGTTCCAGGTCAAGCCGTATCTCGGCCGCAACTTCCGTCTCGAAGACGATCAGCCCAACGCGAACTACTCGGTTGTCCTCTCGTATCAAACGTGGAAGAAGCGATTCGGAGGAGACCCAAACATCGTCGGCCGCAAGCTGCAACTGAACCAGCAGAGTTATGAAGTGATCGGCGTGATGGGGCCCGAATTCGGTTGGCCCAACGACGCAGAATTCTGGACTCCGCTGGCAATGCCTCCCGGCCGATTCTTCGATCCGAATGACCGCTTCAATGAAAACCTTTTTGGTATCGCGCGCCTGCGTCCGGGCGTGACCGTCAATGAGGCGAACGCCTACCTGAACACGCGCGCTCAGGAAGAGATTGAACGCGAAGGCGCCAACAGCTTCGCGCGACGCGCGGGCTGGGGCATGTTCTCGATGCCTCTGATCGACTATGTTGCCGGAGACTTGCGTCAGCCGTTGTACCTGCTGCTGGGAGCGGTGGCTTTGGTCCTGCTGATTGCGTCATTGAACATCGCAGGATTGCAGCTTGCCCGCGCCTCCGATCGCGAACGTGAGAACTCGATCCGCGTTGCACTCGGAGCGCCTAGTGGACGGCTGATCGCACAAGCGTTCCTCGAAAGCTTCCTTCTCGCCTGCGGCGGCCTAGTGCTCGGCGTATTTCTCGCTGAAACCGTGATCCCGCTTCTGCTTCTGCTGGCGCCGGAGAATCTCGTCCGCAACATTCAGGTACACCTGGAGACTCCAGTCCTGCTCTTCGTTGCTGCCGTCGCGATCATCGCAGTATTGCTATGCGGCAGCGCTCCAGCCTGGCAGATGACGCGCTTCAAATGGGTGCAAGCTCTGCGCGACAACGGACGTTCCGATACGGGAAACCGCGCGCGTCAGCGCCTGCGCTCAGCTCTCGTCGTCTGCGAGATTGCAGTCGCGATGCTGCTTCTGGTCAGCGCCGGCCTGCTGGTCACGAGTTTGCGCAAAGTCGAGCAGGTAGAGACCGGATTCGATCCGCAAGGCCTCATTTCGGCGCGCGTCTCGCTGCCGCGGAGCGTCTACGGCACAGATGAGAAGCAGGCCGCGTTCTATACGGCGCTATTCGATCAAATCAAGAACATTCCCGGCGTGACCGACGCTGCCATCGCCGACTCGTTGCCGTTTACGAACGAAGGCGGATCAGCTTCCTTCCAAATCGAAGGACGTCCGACCGGTCCGGGAGATCCGGGCCCGCACGCCATCATTCGCGCAGTCTCCGCCGACTACTTCCGCACTCTGCGTATTCCGGTAATTCGTGGGCGCGAATTCACAACCGAAGATCGTCCGACGACGCAGAAGGTGGTCATCATCGACGAAACACTTGCCAAGCAATATTTCCCAAATCAGGACCCGCTCGGCCAGCATCTGAACTTCGGCAGCAAGGATTCCTACACCATCGTCGGTCTGGTGAAGCACGCGCGCGTCTCTTCGCTCGATTCTGATACCAGCGAAGGCATTAACTACTTGAACCTCGCGCAGAGTCCGGACACGAGCGCCTCGGTAGTGGTACGCACGCAGCTTTCCCATCCGGAACAGCTAACCGGAGCAATTGCGAATGCCGTTCACGCCGTTGACCCGAATCAGCCGATCTACGAACCGCAGACGATGGAAGAGTGGGTAGACAGCTCTTTGGTGAGCCGACGCTTCCTGGTGATACTGCTCTCTTCATTCGCCGCACTGTCGCTGTTCCTCGCAGTACTGGGGCTGTATGGCGTGGTCACTTACATGGTGAGAATGCGCGTGCGCGAGATTGGGGTGCGCATGGCTCTGGGCGCACAGCGCTCCGATGTCTTGACGATGGTGGTCAGGAGCGGTGTGCAATTGGCGCTGATCGGGTCTTTGATTGGAATTTTCGTAACTTTCGTCGCCGGACGGGCACTTTCGACGATGCTGTATCAGGTTAGCCTCTACAATCCAGGCACGCTGCTGAGCACATCCGTTCTGCTGGCGTTTGTGGTTCTTATTGCCAGCTATCTCCCGGCCCGCCGCGCAGCCAATCTGAATCCGATGGAGACGTTGCGCGACAACTAACAGAACTGCCGGCGGTAGCTAGTGGTCGGAGACCGCCAGACGGCGAACTCCGGGCGGCACGATACAGTACGGATTTTGGAAAAGCGCAGCCGCAACACACGCGGCTGCCCTACCGCTTACCGGCGGCGGTTCTGTCCATCCAGCGCTGACGACGGCTCATGACGCAAACTGCCGTAAATGCATGCGTCAACCTGCATCTAACCAGAGCAGCGGTCCACCGCTCATGAGAGCTGCTGATTGCCTGGAACGATCAATCCCGTGCAGGGGCAAAAAGAATCTTCTCCATCGAGACCGATCTCACCTCGAAGGCTGACGATTCGCACACTTCTTCGGCCGCACCTAGGAACGCTAAGTTTTGGGCTATTAGCTGTCATCGGAGAGAGCGCGGCGAACCTGCTCGAGCCGTGGCCGATCAAGATCGTTCTCGACAACGTCTTCGACTCCAAGAAGAGCAAAGACCTTTCCGGTTGGCTTGAGCATCTCGTTCACTCCCTCGCTGGCACCGACAAGCTCGTGATCCTAAAATTCGCGTGCTTAGCCGTGCTCGGGATTGCTTTACTCGACGCGGTCTGCTCCTACGCCGAGAAGTACATCACTACCAGCGTCGGGCAATGGGTGACACACGATCTGCGTCGCGCGCTGTATTCGCATCTACAGCGGCTCTCCCTTGCCTATCACGATCAGAAGCGCACCGGCGACCTGATCAGCACAGTCACGAGCGACATCGACTCCATCCAGAGCTTCATCACCTCCGGACTTCTTGGAGTGCTGATTAACCTCATCACTCTCGTCGGCATGATTGGCGTGATGCTCTACATGAACTGGCGGTTCACGCTCATTGCCCTTTCTGTTGCGCCGTTCCTGTTCGTGGTGGTCTACACCTACACGCGCCGGATTAAAAAAGCTGCACGCGAAGTACGCAAGAAAGAGAGCGAGATCGTCTCGATCATCGAAGAGGTTCTCGGGTCAATTCGCGTAGTGAAGGCCTTCTCTCGTGAAGACTATGAAGTGCGGCGCTTGGACGAAGAAAGTCTCGAAGGAGTGGAAATCGCGCTGCGGGCGCGCAGCCTGAAAGCCAAGCTCGCGCCCATCGTGCAGATCATCGTCGCGGTCGGCACCTGTCTTGTGCTTTGGTTTGGCGGACGTTTGGAGGTCACCTCAGGCACGCTGGTCGTCTTCATCATGTACTTGGCAAAGATGTACAAGCCGATGCAGGAGCTCTCGAAGATGACCGACTCCTATTCGAAAGCCCTGGTGGGCTACGAGCGAATTCAGGAAGTGCTTGAGACCGATAAAGAGGTCAAAGATCTTCCCAAATCGAAACCGGCGCCGCGTCTAAAGGGGAAAATCGAATTCAATCGCGTGAGCTTCTCGTACTCTCCGGAATCTCCCATTCTGGAAGACGTCAGCTTCAAGATCGAGCCCGGCCAAGTCGCCGCGTTCGTCGGTCCAACCGGCGCAGGCAAGACCACCATTATCAGTCTGATTCCTCGCTTTTACGATCCCAGTTCGGGAACCGTGCGGATCGATGGCATCGACATTCGCAACTTCCGCCAGCGCTCGCTCCGTCAGCAGATCAGCTTTGTGCTGCAGGAGACCGTGCTCTTCCACGGTCCAATCTGGCAGAACATCGCTTACGGCAAACCTGAAGCTCGTCGCGATGAAATCATCGGCGCAGCAGAACTGGCCAACGCAACCGAGTTCATCGAGCGCATGCCGGAGGGCTTTAACACCATCGTTGGCGAACGAGGAATGACTCTGTCCGGAGGACAGCGCCAGCGCATCGCCATCGCCCGCGCTCTCATTCGTAACACTCCCATCCTGATCCTCGACGAGCCCACCTCCGGCCTCGATGCCGGCGCAGAAAAACTCGTGGTTGAGGCCTTGGAGCGCCTGATGCGGGGCAAGACCGTTATCACGATCGCGCACCGCCTCTCGACCATTCGCGCAGCCGACGTAATCTTCGTGATCAAAGACGGCCGCATCGTCGAACAAGGTACGCACGACCAGCTCGTTAGCAGCGGAGGTCTGTACGCAGAAATGGAGCGGTTGCAAATAGGAGACGGAGAACGATCCGAAACTCTCGATGATGCTCTCGAATACCACACCGGTTCTCAGGATCGCTAGCCCTACCGGCATTGTAATGTTTTCCATTACATTGTAATATGTGTTTGTTGTGGCTTCCTCCCGACTATCCAAGGTTTACACAATCAGCTTGCCGCCCGATCTAGCGCTGAAGGCCGAGGCTCTGGCCAAGCGCGATTCTCGCAGCATGAGCGAGCTCTTTCGCGAAGCGTTCCGCACCTACTATGCGCAGCAAGCAAGACTTAGCCTGGAAGAGATCGGCGAATATGCAGCAAGCCGCAATCCAAAGCGTTATGCGGAGCGTGACGTGTCGCGCCTGATCAAAGAGGTTCGTCGAGGCCGCCGCGCCTCCCGGACGCAGTGATCGTCGTTTTGGATACCAACGTCTGGATTTCGGCGCTCCAGTTTGCAAAAGCATATGGAACACCGACGCGGGCATTAGCCAAAGCAATGAGCCAGGACGTCATCGCGACTGCCGACGAAATCGAGCAAGAAATCCTTCGCGTCTTAACTGAGAAGTTCTCATGGGATCCCGAACGGGCTGATCTCGCCCTTGAGATGGTTCTGGCTCGATCCATTCACGTGAGTCTTCGCGGAACCGTTAAGAAGTGTCGCGATCCGCACGAGGACAAATTCCTGGAGTGCGCAGCTCTCGCTCACGCCGACTTGTTGATCGCGGGAGACAAAGATCTACTGGTTCTCAAGTCGTTTGCCGGAGCACCCATCATCACTCCCGCGGAATATCTCGCGATGTAACCTTAGCCATCTTCTAAGGTTCGGAAAACAGGAGAGGAATAAATTCCCGATGTTCAAAGAATGGTAGGCCCGAATGGACTCGAACCATCGACCTCTTCCGTGTCAAGGAAGCGCTCTAACCAACTGAGCTACGGGCCTACAGAGGCAGTTTTTCTATTTTAGACACTCGCCCAACCTCGAGCAACGGTAGAGACCCATCGCAGGACGAATTAAGCCCTTCCCCCGATTGAGAGATTCGACCCAATGGCTACACTCGACTTATGGGAATGGCGGGGGATTTCGCGCGTTTGGTGCTTGGCCTGATCGTGGCCGCGTTTCATCGCCCAATCGCTGACTTCATCATGGAGCGCGAGCAGGCGTTGCTCGGCTTCTTCCGCAGTCATGGCGTTCACTTCCCTGACCCACCTAGCGAGGCCACACTGCACAATATCTACTTCGGCCTTGGACTATTCATCTCCCTGTTTTCGATCGTACGCATCTGGACGACGCTTTAAGGAACAGTCGGCAAGCTGTGCACTACTTCTTTTTGATGGGTGCGCAACTAGGCGCAAGCACCTCGATCTTCAAGACTCGAAACTCGTGCTCGGGATGGAGCTTATCGTCCGGCTTGCTGGATGAATTCGGGTCGCTGGGATCGTCCTTGTCTTTTGCCACAAAAGCGCCGCTCGCCTTTACCTGCTGGCCGATATGACTGGCGAGGTCCTCGGCGCTGCTGACTGGAACCTTGCTGCCTCTCTGAGATACGAGGACGATTCCATTTTCCGCATCTTTCACCAGACAGCCCTTCATGGAACGCACGCCACCAGGGATCGACGGACGATGCGTGCGTGGGCCCGAACTCTGGTTCCGCGGCGGCAATGATTGGGCCACCAGCAGAGTCGACATAAATAAGACCGCTACTGCTTTACTAACCAAACGAATAATTTCCTCTCTGCGAATGCTGTTATCTCGTCTCAAGGACAGCAAAAGTTGAATAGAGGCGTTTCTTCCATTCTCAGACGTCGGCCGCGAATTTGCCAAGTTACGCACAGACAAGCCTCGCGAGAGTTTTGCGCTTCCACCCTCGAATCCGTATCATCTCTCTCCGACCACAATGAACCCGCCGAGCGCAATTTCTGAAACCGAGCAGAACGAATTGCTCGCCATGGCCAAGCACGCGTACGAAAACTCCTATGCCCCGTATTCGAACTTCCGTGTGGGCGCCGCAATCCTGCTCGCGAGCGGAGAGATTTTCTATGGATGCAATGTCGAGAACGCCTCGTATGGACTCACGAACTGTGCTGAACGCACGGCGGTCTTTTCGGCAGTTGCTGCCTTGGGCCCCAAGCACGTGCGAATTCGTGCAGTCGCAGTCGTGAATGACCGCAATGTTGCCTGCTCTCCCTGCGGCGCGTGCCGGCAGGTCATGAGTGAATTCGGACCTGACGCCGAAATTTTCTATCTCGGACCGAACGGCATTCAGCGAAGCTCGATGCGGGAACTGTTGCCCCATTGTTTCGGCTCCGATTCGCTGGCCTGATCTGCAATTACAGCTATTCAGTTCTCCTGAAGTCCTGTAATCTTGCACTTCCCTCTATGACATCCAGGAGTGCCGCCGAGAGCCGATGCGCATCGTCGATCTGATTCGCCGCAAACGCGACGGACACGAACTCACGCGCGACGAAATCCAGTTCATCGTTCGTGGGTACACGCGCGGCGACTTTCCTGACTACCAGATGTCGGCATGGCTAATGGCCGTGCTGCTCAAGGGCATGTCAGGCGCGGAGATCGCCACGCTCACTGAAGCGATGCTGCACTCGGGTGTCACGCTGGACTGGTCCGACTTGGCTGGCAAGAAAGTGGATAAGCACTCCACCGGCGGCGTCGGCGATAAAACCTCTCTCATCCTCGCCCCCATCGTTGCGGCCGGTGGTCTGCTCGTGCCCATGATCAGCGGACGCGGCCTCGGCCACACCGGCGGCACGCTCGACAAACTCGAATCCATTCCGGGATTCAACGTAAACCTCGCGCCCGACAAAATGCGCGAGGTCCTGCGCAAGTGCGGCATGGTTCTCGTCGGACAGACCGAGCAGATCGTCCCGGCCGACAAAAAGATGTATGCACTGCGGGACGTGACCGGCACGGTCGAGAGCCCGGCACTCATCTGCGCTTCGATCATGAGCAAGAAAATCGCCGAAGGAATCGACGCGCTGGTGCTCGACGTGAAGACCGGCTCCGGCGCCTTCATGAAGAAAGAATCCGACGCCGTGCACCTCGCCGAGCTGATGGTCGACACTGGCGTGCGAATGGGCAAACACATAGTCGCGCTCATCACCGACATGGATCAGCCGCTCGGCCGATACGTCGGCAATGCGCTTGAGGTGATCGAGTGCGTTGAAGTTCTGCACGGCGGCGGCCCAGCCGATCTGCGTGATCTCAGCTTTGAACTCTCCGCCTGGATGTTCTATCTGGGCGAAAAATCCCGTTCGGTAGAGGAAGGTCGCAAGCTTGCGCAGCAGATGATTGCCACCGGCGCAGCATTTAACAAGTTTCGCGAATTGACGACTTTACAGGGCGGGAATGCGGATGCGCTGCGCGACACCAAGAAGTTGCCCGAGGCGCGAAATCGTCGTGAGGTTCGCAGTCGCGGCGCAGGTTACGTACAGTCGATCAACTGCGAGCAAGTCGGCATTGCCAGCCTCGTGCTCGGCGGCGGACGCGAGAAGAAAGAAGATTCCATCGATCCCGCAGTCGGAGTCGTGCTGCATAAGAAAGTCAGTGATGCCATCGGCAATAACGAGCCGATCTGCACGTTGCATTACAACTCCGATGCACGGCTTGCCGACGCTGAATCATTGATTCATTCGGCGTACCGGATTGGGAATGAGAAGGCTGCGGCACCGGGCAAATTAATTCGACGCGTGATCGAAGGAAAGAAGACATAAAACCAAGAGCGAACACGAAGGTCACGAGGGTAAACACAGGAGGTCACGGAAAAGTCTTTGTGACCTCTCTGTGTTGTCTTCGTGACCTTCGTGTTCGCCTTTCCAAGGTAAAACATGATTAGACTCACCGGCCTGATTGGCATCGTCGGCATCGTTGGACTGGCGTATCTTTTCTCCACCAACCGCAAAGCCGTTCGTCTGCGCACCATCGCCTGGGGCCTTGGACTCCAGCTCGTTTTCGCAGTGATTGTGCTGCGTTGGACCTTCGGCCAGCGCATCATGAGCGCCGCCGGGGACGGCGTCACCAAGCTACTCGGATACTCCGCCGCCGGCGCCCAGTTCGTGTTTGGAGCGCTAGGCATACCCGCTCCGCCGGTTGGATTCGTCTTTGCTTTCCAAGTTCTGCCGACGATCATCTTCATCTCGGCATTCTTTGCGCTCTTGTATTACATCGGCCTCATGCAACTCATCATTCGCTTCTTCGCCTGGCTGATGAAGCTGACCATGGGCGTGAGCGGCGTGGAATCGCTCAATGTCGCGGCATCGATCTTCATGGGTCAGACCGAGGCCCCGCTCACCATCCGCCCATTTCTCCCCGAGTGCACGCGGTCGGAGCTGATGACGATCATGACCGCCGGCATGGCGCACGTTTCGGGCGGGATCATGGCGGCATATATCGCATTCGGCGTCGAAGCCAAACATTTGCTCGCTGCCGTCATCATGACTGCTCCGGGAACGATTCTGATGGCCAAACTTCTCGTTCCCGAAACGGAAATGCCGAAAACGCAAGGCAAGGTCGAGATGTCGGAAGAAGACATGCACAAGGACGAT includes:
- a CDS encoding ribbon-helix-helix protein, CopG family, yielding MPPDLALKAEALAKRDSRSMSELFREAFRTYYAQQARLSLEEIGEYAASRNPKRYAERDVSRLIKEVRRGRRASRTQ
- a CDS encoding putative toxin-antitoxin system toxin component, PIN family — encoded protein: MIVVLDTNVWISALQFAKAYGTPTRALAKAMSQDVIATADEIEQEILRVLTEKFSWDPERADLALEMVLARSIHVSLRGTVKKCRDPHEDKFLECAALAHADLLIAGDKDLLVLKSFAGAPIITPAEYLAM
- the cdd gene encoding cytidine deaminase, coding for MNPPSAISETEQNELLAMAKHAYENSYAPYSNFRVGAAILLASGEIFYGCNVENASYGLTNCAERTAVFSAVAALGPKHVRIRAVAVVNDRNVACSPCGACRQVMSEFGPDAEIFYLGPNGIQRSSMRELLPHCFGSDSLA
- a CDS encoding thymidine phosphorylase — its product is MRIVDLIRRKRDGHELTRDEIQFIVRGYTRGDFPDYQMSAWLMAVLLKGMSGAEIATLTEAMLHSGVTLDWSDLAGKKVDKHSTGGVGDKTSLILAPIVAAGGLLVPMISGRGLGHTGGTLDKLESIPGFNVNLAPDKMREVLRKCGMVLVGQTEQIVPADKKMYALRDVTGTVESPALICASIMSKKIAEGIDALVLDVKTGSGAFMKKESDAVHLAELMVDTGVRMGKHIVALITDMDQPLGRYVGNALEVIECVEVLHGGGPADLRDLSFELSAWMFYLGEKSRSVEEGRKLAQQMIATGAAFNKFRELTTLQGGNADALRDTKKLPEARNRREVRSRGAGYVQSINCEQVGIASLVLGGGREKKEDSIDPAVGVVLHKKVSDAIGNNEPICTLHYNSDARLADAESLIHSAYRIGNEKAAAPGKLIRRVIEGKKT
- a CDS encoding nucleoside transporter C-terminal domain-containing protein → MIRLTGLIGIVGIVGLAYLFSTNRKAVRLRTIAWGLGLQLVFAVIVLRWTFGQRIMSAAGDGVTKLLGYSAAGAQFVFGALGIPAPPVGFVFAFQVLPTIIFISAFFALLYYIGLMQLIIRFFAWLMKLTMGVSGVESLNVAASIFMGQTEAPLTIRPFLPECTRSELMTIMTAGMAHVSGGIMAAYIAFGVEAKHLLAAVIMTAPGTILMAKLLVPETEMPKTQGKVEMSEEDMHKDDNVLGAIARGTIDGGQLAFNVAIMLISFLALIALINGIFGGIHRHAAFFPVSLESLLGHIFAPVAYAIGIPWHDAISVGNLLGTRMVINELVAYQALGAVKAALDPRSVTIATFALCGFANFSSIGIQIGGIGALAPNKRSELAKLGFRAMLAGTMANLMSASIVSLLVQH